The Nitrogeniibacter aestuarii genome has a window encoding:
- the argA gene encoding amino-acid N-acetyltransferase — translation MLDPAKTASDLTRHFVAWVRGAAPYIHAFRGKTFVIGFGGEVATGQLGQALAYDCNLLAALGIRLVLVHGARPQIDAEMERRGLESRFHNGVRVTDAAALDCVKSAMAVTRLELEARLSQGLPNTPMAGSYMRVTGGNFITARPVGVVDGVDLQFTGKVRKIMADEIAADLDQQNVVLISSLGTSPSGEIFNLPVEEVAESVAVALNAEKLLYLCDAPGLLDEQGELIDSVTADEAERMLLAGQGLTEDLDLFLPCAIRAVRQGVHRAHLIDRDRDGGLLLEFFTHQGVGTILSRDPLFRLREATVEDVGALVTLLEPLEADGTLVRRGRELLEQEITRFSVVEHDGVLVGCAALYPFSEEKAGEMACVAVMTEFRRAGLGEMLMRRIERRAREQQLEALFVLTTRTAHWFRERGFDEVSPDRLPSLKRELYNLQRRSKVLMKPI, via the coding sequence ATGCTAGACCCGGCCAAGACGGCCAGTGATCTCACCCGTCACTTCGTGGCATGGGTGCGAGGTGCCGCGCCCTACATCCACGCCTTCCGTGGCAAGACGTTCGTGATCGGGTTCGGTGGCGAGGTGGCGACGGGGCAACTGGGCCAGGCGCTGGCCTACGATTGCAACCTGCTGGCAGCCTTGGGCATCCGGCTGGTGCTTGTCCATGGCGCGCGCCCGCAGATCGACGCAGAAATGGAGCGGCGCGGGCTGGAGTCCCGTTTTCACAACGGCGTGCGGGTCACCGATGCCGCAGCGCTCGATTGTGTGAAGTCGGCCATGGCGGTCACACGTCTTGAGCTCGAAGCGCGGCTCTCGCAGGGGCTGCCCAACACCCCCATGGCCGGAAGCTACATGCGCGTGACCGGGGGAAATTTCATCACGGCGCGGCCGGTCGGCGTGGTCGACGGGGTGGATCTTCAGTTCACCGGGAAAGTGCGCAAGATCATGGCCGACGAAATCGCCGCCGACCTGGATCAACAGAATGTGGTCCTGATCTCGTCGCTGGGGACATCGCCGTCGGGTGAGATTTTCAACCTGCCCGTCGAGGAAGTGGCCGAATCCGTGGCCGTGGCGCTGAACGCCGAAAAGCTGCTGTACCTGTGCGATGCGCCGGGTCTGCTCGACGAACAGGGGGAGTTGATCGATTCGGTCACCGCCGATGAAGCCGAGCGCATGCTGCTCGCTGGCCAGGGACTGACCGAGGATCTTGACCTGTTTCTGCCGTGTGCCATTCGGGCGGTGCGTCAGGGCGTCCACCGGGCTCACCTCATCGACCGCGATCGGGACGGTGGTCTGTTGCTCGAATTCTTTACCCACCAGGGCGTGGGTACCATTCTGTCGCGCGATCCGCTCTTCCGTCTGCGAGAAGCCACCGTAGAAGACGTGGGGGCCCTGGTGACGCTTCTGGAGCCTCTGGAGGCGGATGGCACATTGGTGCGTCGTGGTCGCGAGTTGCTTGAACAGGAAATCACCCGTTTTTCGGTGGTGGAGCACGACGGCGTGCTGGTCGGCTGTGCCGCGCTCTATCCCTTCAGCGAAGAGAAGGCGGGGGAAATGGCGTGTGTGGCAGTGATGACCGAGTTCCGTCGCGCCGGCCTGGGGGAAATGCTCATGCGTCGCATCGAGCGCCGCGCTCGCGAACAGCAGCTTGAGGCGCTGTTCGTGCTCACGACACGGACGGCCCACTGGTTTCGCGAGCGTGGCTTTGACGAGGTGAGCCCGGACCGTCTGCCCAGTCTGAAGCGGGAGCTCTACAACCTGCAGCGGCGATCCAAGGTGCTCATGAAGCCGATCTGA
- a CDS encoding oxidative damage protection protein, with translation MTRMVKCIKLGEEMEGLDRPPVPGELGKKIYENVSKEAWAQWVKHQTMLINENRLNLMDARARKYLSEQMERHFFGDGADGIGGFVPPSA, from the coding sequence ATGACGCGAATGGTCAAATGCATCAAGCTGGGTGAGGAAATGGAAGGGCTGGATCGCCCGCCGGTGCCCGGCGAGCTGGGTAAGAAAATCTACGAAAACGTGTCCAAGGAAGCGTGGGCCCAGTGGGTGAAGCATCAGACGATGCTGATCAACGAAAACCGCCTGAACCTGATGGATGCGCGTGCGCGGAAGTACCTGTCGGAGCAGATGGAACGCCATTTCTTCGGTGACGGTGCTGATGGCATCGGTGGGTTCGTGCCGCCGTCTGCCTGA